In Erigeron canadensis isolate Cc75 chromosome 6, C_canadensis_v1, whole genome shotgun sequence, the following are encoded in one genomic region:
- the LOC122605417 gene encoding paired amphipathic helix protein Sin3-like 2 isoform X2 codes for MKRIRDDGYGNTNSQFKRPFASSRAESYSQPPAPGGGEGAGGAVTAVAGGNGGGSSAQKLTTNDALTYLKEVKDMFQDQREKYDMFLDVMKDFKAQRIDTTGVIARVKELFKGHNNLIFGFNTFLPKGYEITVIEDDETPPKRTVEFEEAISFVNKIKKRFQNDDRVYKSFLDILNMYRKEHKGISEVYQEVASLFDDHPDLLDEFTRFLPDASAAASAHQASLRHSQQRFDERSSAVAPLRPGQIDKRGRRDRVNAERDPSPDVDDKSMVKLHKEQRKRAEKESRDRRSSDQDYKDHDLDSNKDIHRAEKRKSARKAEDFVVHSGSAPYDDKDAVKSMYSHEFTFCENVKNRLRNSDDYQAFLKCLHIYSTEIITKKELQTLVADLLGKHTDLMEGFSAFLEHCENIDGFLAGVMDKKALWNVSKSTRTEEKERENRREIDANKEKDKYKEKYWGKSIQELDLSDCQRCTPSYRLLPDDYPIPSVSQRSELGTQVLNDLWVSVTSGSEDYSFKHMRRNQYEESLFRCEDDRFELDMLLESVNSATKRAEELLNSINDHSIGSEGSVRIEDHFSALNLRCIERLYGDHGLEVMETLRKNPSVALPVILIRLKQKQDEWTKCRADFNKVWADIYAKNHYKSLDHRSFYFKQQDSKNLSTKCLVAEIKEIKEKSQKDDDVLLSIAAGNRHYIMPNLEFNFTDKDIHEDVYKLIKYSCEEICTTKEQLDIVLRLWTTFLEPMLSVPTRPCNSDGLEDVETSTRGTTKNEGESDASPGADSVTFSIKQAKPACNGDYNASPKRIDSNKNILVNGATSVKEDGSRLEKDVKNVSVGDKAPLTGRDATSSRPNNVDEDGHEVKSNTNVSSSQPGDISRSATVANGSSAKIEKEEGELSPNGDFDFMEIDADADDEDSDNAPEGGDDVSGTESAADECSREEHIEDGDHDDLDGKAESEGEAEGIEDANFVGGDTSLQSLDRFWLTAKPLVKRMVSPLHTGGIKDCNVFYGNESFYVLFRLHQVLYDRLLSAKVFTTSAETKWRATKDTSPPDLYSRFISALYSLLDGSADNAKFEDDCRDIIGNQSYVLFTLDKLIFKLVKQLQTVAGDETDNKLLQLFEYERSRNSEKYIDSVYYENAHIHIHDENIYRFQCSSSLSCLTIQLMDDGNEKPEVVAVSVDPNFAAYLQNDFLSVVPEKKESGIMLQRSKRQFLDMGESAALSAAMEGVQVVNGLEYKISCSSSKISYVLDTEDFFSREKRKGRKASGSILSSSCHAQAKVQRFHRFLETSIQ; via the exons ATGAAACGAATACGAGATGATGGATATGGTAACACTAACTCTCAATTTAAACGCCCATTTGCTTCTTCCCGGGCTGAATC ATATAGCCAACCACCAGCCCCGGGAGGAGGTGAAGGAGCTGGAGGAGCAGTTACAGCTGTGGCAGGGGGGAATGGAGGTGGTAGCAGTGCACAAAAACTCACAACAAATGATGCATTGACGTATTTGAAGGAGGTCAAAGACATGTTCCAAGATCAAAGAGAGAAATATGACATGTTTCTTGACGTGATGAAAGATTTTAAAGCTCAAAG AATTGATACTACTGGTGTCATAGCAAGGGTGAAAGAATTGTTCAAAGGTCACAATAATCTAATTTTTGGGTTTAACACTTTCTTACCAAAGGGTTATGAGATTACTGTTATTGAGGACGACGAGACGCCTCCAAAGAGGACAGTGGAGTTCGAAGAGGCTATAAGCTTTGTGAACAAAATAAAG AAACGCTTTCAAAATGATGATCGTGTATACAAATCGTTTTTGGACATATTGAATATGTATAGGAAAGAACACAAGGGTATTAGTGAAGTCTATCAAGAG GTTGCTTCGCTTTTTGATGATCATCCAGATCTTCTTGACGAGTTCACAAGATTTTTGCCTGATGCTTCAGCTGCTGCATCTGCACACCAGGCTTCGTTACGACATTCCCAACAACGTTTTGATGAACGGAGCTCAGCCGTGGCTCCGCTTAGACCAGGACAAATAGATAAG CGAGGCCGGAGAGACAGAGTCAATGCTGAACGGGACCCGAGTCCTGATGTGGATGATAAATCAATGGTGAAACTTCACAAAGAGCAGAGGAAACGTGCTGAAAAGGAGAGCAGGGATAGGAGAAGTAGTGATCAGGATTACAAAGATCATGATCTTGATAGCAATAAGGATATCCATCGTGCTGAAAAACGAAAATCTGCACGTAAAGCTGAAGATTTTGTAGTACATTCAGGTTCGGCCCCATATGATGATAAAGATGCCGTCAAAA GCATGTACAGCCATGAATTTACTTTCTGCGAGAATGTGAAGAATAGATTACGCAATTCAGACGATTATCAAGCATTCTTGAAATGCCTACATATCTATAGCACAGAAATAATTACAAAGAAGGAGTTACAGACCTTG GTTGCTGATTTACTTGGGAAGCACACTGATCTTATGGAAGGTTTCAGTGCATTTTTGGAACATTGCGAAAACATAG ATGGATTCTTAGCCGGGGTTATGGACAAAA AAGCGTTGTGGAATGTTTCCAAGTCAACAAGGACAGAGGAGAAAGAAAGGGAGAATAGGCGTGAAATTGATGCTAATAAAGAGAAGGACAAGTACAAAGAGAAGTATTGGGGAAAATCTATACAAGAGCTTGACCTCTCTGATTGTCAGCGGTGCACTCCCAGCTATAGACTTCTTCCTGATGAT TACCCGATTCCATCAGTAAGCCAAAGATCAGAGCTAGGTACTCAAGTATTAAATGATCTCTGGGTATCCGTGACTTCTGGTAGTGAGGATTATTCATTCAAGCATATGCGTAGAAACCAGTATGAAGAGAGCTTGTTTAGATGTGAAGACGACAG GTTTGAGCTAGATATGTTATTGGAGTCTGTGAATTCAGCTACTAAACGTGCGGAGGAACTACTGAATAGCATTAATGACCACTCAATTGGTTCAGAGGGTTCCGTTCGTATTGAAGATCACTTCTCAG CTCTGAATTTACGTTGCATTGAACGACTATATGGGGATCATGGTCTTGAAGTGATGGAGACACTGCGTAAAAACCCATCTGTTGCATTGCCTGTTATATTGATCCGTTTGAAGCAGAAACAAGATGAATGGACCAAGTGTCGGGCAGATTTTAACAAGGTTTGGGCTGATATTTATGCAAAGAACCATTATAAGTCACTTGATCACCGCAGCTTCTATTTCAAGCAACAAGACTCAAAGAATTTGAGCACGAAAT GCTTGGTGGCTGAGATCAAGGAAATAAAGGAAAAGAGCCAAAAAGATGATGATGTGCTCCTTAGTATTGCTGCTGGAAATAGACACTATATCATGCCAAATCTTGAGTTTAATTTCACCGACAAGGATATTCATGAGGATGTATATAAACTTATCAAGTATTCATGTGAAGAAATTTGCACAACCAAGGAACAACTGGACATTGTATTAAGGCTTTGGACTACCTTCTTGGAGCCAATGCTCAGTGTACCTACGCGGCCCTGCAATTCTGATGGTCTTGAAGATGTTGAGACATCTACACGTGGTACTACCAAGAATGAAGGCGAGAGTGATGCAAGTCCAGGTGCTGATAGTGTTACTTTTAGTATTAAGCAAGCAAAACCAGCCTGCAATGGGGATTATAATGCTTCACCAAAAAGAATAGATTCAAACAAGAATATTTTGGTTAATGGAGCTACTTCAGTTAAAGAGGATGGATCAAGACTAGAGAAAGATGTTAAGAACGTATCTGTTGGGGATAAAGCGCCATTAACAG GACGCGATGCAACCTCATCTAGACCAAATAATgttgatgaagatggccatGAAGTCAAGTCAAACactaatgtttcttcatctcaG CCTGGCGACATCTCAAGATCTGCGActgtggcaaatggaagctctGCTAAAATTGAGAAAGAAGAGGGTGAATTATCCCCAAATggtgattttgattttatggAGATCGATGCAGATGCTGATGACGAGGACAGTGACAATGCTCCAGAAGGTGGTGATGATGTTTCAGGCACTGAGTCTGCTGCAGATGAATGCTCAAGGGAAGAACATATAGAAGATGGAGATCATGATGATCTTGATGGCAAAGCAGAGAGTGAAGGAGAGGCCGAGGGAATAGAGGATGCAAACTTTGTTGGAGGAGACACGTCATTGCAATCTTTAGATCGTTTTTGGCTTACAGCAAAACCATTGGTAAAGCGTATGGTTTCTCCATTACACACTGGTGGGATAAAAGATTGCAACGTTTTTTACGGGAACGAAagtttttatgttctttttcgGCTTCACCAA GTGTTGTATGATAGACTATTGTCTGCTAAAGTTTTTACGACATCTGCTGAAACAAAGTGGAGAGCTACTAAGGACACCTCTCCACCCGATTTGTACTCTAG ATTTATAAGTGCTCTTTACAGCCTGCTTGATGGTTCTGCTGATAATGCGAAGTTCGAAGATGATTGTCGGGATATCATCGGAAATCAATCTTATGTGTTATTTACATTAGACAAGCTGATTTTTAAGCTTGTCAAACAG CTTCAAACTGTGGCAGGTGATGAGACAGATAACAAACTTCTCCAACTGTTCGAGTATGAAAGATCACGTAATTCTGAGAAATATATTGATTCTGTATACTACGAGAATGCACATATTCACATTCATGATGAAAACATATACAGATTTCAGTGT TCATCTAGCCTATCTTGTTTGACCATCCAGCTGATGGATGATGGAAATGAAAAGCCCGAAGTAGTTGCGGTTTCTGTAGATCCTAATTTTGCAGCCTATCTCCAGAATGATTTCCTTTCGGTTGTGCCTGAAAAAAAGGAATCTGGCATTATGTTGCAGAG AAGTAAACGGCAATTCTTGGACATGGGTGAATCTGCTGCTCTGTCAGCTGCCATGGAAGGTGTTCAAGTGGTCAATGGCTTGGAGTATAAGATATCTTGTAGCTCGTCAAAG ATCTCCTACGTCCTCGATACAGAAGATTTCTTCTCCcgtgaaaaaagaaaaggaagaaaagccTCTGGAAGCATACTATCCTCAAGTTGCCATGCTCAAGCAAAAGTACAACGGTTTCACAGATTCTTAGAAACCTCTATACAGTAG
- the LOC122605417 gene encoding paired amphipathic helix protein Sin3-like 2 isoform X1 yields MKRIRDDGYGNTNSQFKRPFASSRAESYSQPPAPGGGEGAGGAVTAVAGGNGGGSSAQKLTTNDALTYLKEVKDMFQDQREKYDMFLDVMKDFKAQRIDTTGVIARVKELFKGHNNLIFGFNTFLPKGYEITVIEDDETPPKRTVEFEEAISFVNKIKKRFQNDDRVYKSFLDILNMYRKEHKGISEVYQEVASLFDDHPDLLDEFTRFLPDASAAASAHQASLRHSQQRFDERSSAVAPLRPGQIDKRGRRDRVNAERDPSPDVDDKSMVKLHKEQRKRAEKESRDRRSSDQDYKDHDLDSNKDIHRAEKRKSARKAEDFVVHSGSAPYDDKDAVKSMYSHEFTFCENVKNRLRNSDDYQAFLKCLHIYSTEIITKKELQTLVADLLGKHTDLMEGFSAFLEHCENIDGFLAGVMDKKALWNVSKSTRTEEKERENRREIDANKEKDKYKEKYWGKSIQELDLSDCQRCTPSYRLLPDDYPIPSVSQRSELGTQVLNDLWVSVTSGSEDYSFKHMRRNQYEESLFRCEDDRFELDMLLESVNSATKRAEELLNSINDHSIGSEGSVRIEDHFSALNLRCIERLYGDHGLEVMETLRKNPSVALPVILIRLKQKQDEWTKCRADFNKVWADIYAKNHYKSLDHRSFYFKQQDSKNLSTKCLVAEIKEIKEKSQKDDDVLLSIAAGNRHYIMPNLEFNFTDKDIHEDVYKLIKYSCEEICTTKEQLDIVLRLWTTFLEPMLSVPTRPCNSDGLEDVETSTRGTTKNEGESDASPGADSVTFSIKQAKPACNGDYNASPKRIDSNKNILVNGATSVKEDGSRLEKDVKNVSVGDKAPLTGRDATSSRPNNVDEDGHEVKSNTNVSSSQPGDISRSATVANGSSAKIEKEEGELSPNGDFDFMEIDADADDEDSDNAPEGGDDVSGTESAADECSREEHIEDGDHDDLDGKAESEGEAEGIEDANFVGGDTSLQSLDRFWLTAKPLVKRMVSPLHTGGIKDCNVFYGNESFYVLFRLHQVLYDRLLSAKVFTTSAETKWRATKDTSPPDLYSRFISALYSLLDGSADNAKFEDDCRDIIGNQSYVLFTLDKLIFKLVKQLQTVAGDETDNKLLQLFEYERSRNSEKYIDSVYYENAHIHIHDENIYRFQCSSSLSCLTIQLMDDGNEKPEVVAVSVDPNFAAYLQNDFLSVVPEKKESGIMLQRSKRQFLDMGESAALSAAMEGVQVVNGLEYKISCSSSKLITIGNIPHSLAHSSLLMLTCPSLSWVSLLHVECWQISYVLDTEDFFSREKRKGRKASGSILSSSCHAQAKVQRFHRFLETSIQ; encoded by the exons ATGAAACGAATACGAGATGATGGATATGGTAACACTAACTCTCAATTTAAACGCCCATTTGCTTCTTCCCGGGCTGAATC ATATAGCCAACCACCAGCCCCGGGAGGAGGTGAAGGAGCTGGAGGAGCAGTTACAGCTGTGGCAGGGGGGAATGGAGGTGGTAGCAGTGCACAAAAACTCACAACAAATGATGCATTGACGTATTTGAAGGAGGTCAAAGACATGTTCCAAGATCAAAGAGAGAAATATGACATGTTTCTTGACGTGATGAAAGATTTTAAAGCTCAAAG AATTGATACTACTGGTGTCATAGCAAGGGTGAAAGAATTGTTCAAAGGTCACAATAATCTAATTTTTGGGTTTAACACTTTCTTACCAAAGGGTTATGAGATTACTGTTATTGAGGACGACGAGACGCCTCCAAAGAGGACAGTGGAGTTCGAAGAGGCTATAAGCTTTGTGAACAAAATAAAG AAACGCTTTCAAAATGATGATCGTGTATACAAATCGTTTTTGGACATATTGAATATGTATAGGAAAGAACACAAGGGTATTAGTGAAGTCTATCAAGAG GTTGCTTCGCTTTTTGATGATCATCCAGATCTTCTTGACGAGTTCACAAGATTTTTGCCTGATGCTTCAGCTGCTGCATCTGCACACCAGGCTTCGTTACGACATTCCCAACAACGTTTTGATGAACGGAGCTCAGCCGTGGCTCCGCTTAGACCAGGACAAATAGATAAG CGAGGCCGGAGAGACAGAGTCAATGCTGAACGGGACCCGAGTCCTGATGTGGATGATAAATCAATGGTGAAACTTCACAAAGAGCAGAGGAAACGTGCTGAAAAGGAGAGCAGGGATAGGAGAAGTAGTGATCAGGATTACAAAGATCATGATCTTGATAGCAATAAGGATATCCATCGTGCTGAAAAACGAAAATCTGCACGTAAAGCTGAAGATTTTGTAGTACATTCAGGTTCGGCCCCATATGATGATAAAGATGCCGTCAAAA GCATGTACAGCCATGAATTTACTTTCTGCGAGAATGTGAAGAATAGATTACGCAATTCAGACGATTATCAAGCATTCTTGAAATGCCTACATATCTATAGCACAGAAATAATTACAAAGAAGGAGTTACAGACCTTG GTTGCTGATTTACTTGGGAAGCACACTGATCTTATGGAAGGTTTCAGTGCATTTTTGGAACATTGCGAAAACATAG ATGGATTCTTAGCCGGGGTTATGGACAAAA AAGCGTTGTGGAATGTTTCCAAGTCAACAAGGACAGAGGAGAAAGAAAGGGAGAATAGGCGTGAAATTGATGCTAATAAAGAGAAGGACAAGTACAAAGAGAAGTATTGGGGAAAATCTATACAAGAGCTTGACCTCTCTGATTGTCAGCGGTGCACTCCCAGCTATAGACTTCTTCCTGATGAT TACCCGATTCCATCAGTAAGCCAAAGATCAGAGCTAGGTACTCAAGTATTAAATGATCTCTGGGTATCCGTGACTTCTGGTAGTGAGGATTATTCATTCAAGCATATGCGTAGAAACCAGTATGAAGAGAGCTTGTTTAGATGTGAAGACGACAG GTTTGAGCTAGATATGTTATTGGAGTCTGTGAATTCAGCTACTAAACGTGCGGAGGAACTACTGAATAGCATTAATGACCACTCAATTGGTTCAGAGGGTTCCGTTCGTATTGAAGATCACTTCTCAG CTCTGAATTTACGTTGCATTGAACGACTATATGGGGATCATGGTCTTGAAGTGATGGAGACACTGCGTAAAAACCCATCTGTTGCATTGCCTGTTATATTGATCCGTTTGAAGCAGAAACAAGATGAATGGACCAAGTGTCGGGCAGATTTTAACAAGGTTTGGGCTGATATTTATGCAAAGAACCATTATAAGTCACTTGATCACCGCAGCTTCTATTTCAAGCAACAAGACTCAAAGAATTTGAGCACGAAAT GCTTGGTGGCTGAGATCAAGGAAATAAAGGAAAAGAGCCAAAAAGATGATGATGTGCTCCTTAGTATTGCTGCTGGAAATAGACACTATATCATGCCAAATCTTGAGTTTAATTTCACCGACAAGGATATTCATGAGGATGTATATAAACTTATCAAGTATTCATGTGAAGAAATTTGCACAACCAAGGAACAACTGGACATTGTATTAAGGCTTTGGACTACCTTCTTGGAGCCAATGCTCAGTGTACCTACGCGGCCCTGCAATTCTGATGGTCTTGAAGATGTTGAGACATCTACACGTGGTACTACCAAGAATGAAGGCGAGAGTGATGCAAGTCCAGGTGCTGATAGTGTTACTTTTAGTATTAAGCAAGCAAAACCAGCCTGCAATGGGGATTATAATGCTTCACCAAAAAGAATAGATTCAAACAAGAATATTTTGGTTAATGGAGCTACTTCAGTTAAAGAGGATGGATCAAGACTAGAGAAAGATGTTAAGAACGTATCTGTTGGGGATAAAGCGCCATTAACAG GACGCGATGCAACCTCATCTAGACCAAATAATgttgatgaagatggccatGAAGTCAAGTCAAACactaatgtttcttcatctcaG CCTGGCGACATCTCAAGATCTGCGActgtggcaaatggaagctctGCTAAAATTGAGAAAGAAGAGGGTGAATTATCCCCAAATggtgattttgattttatggAGATCGATGCAGATGCTGATGACGAGGACAGTGACAATGCTCCAGAAGGTGGTGATGATGTTTCAGGCACTGAGTCTGCTGCAGATGAATGCTCAAGGGAAGAACATATAGAAGATGGAGATCATGATGATCTTGATGGCAAAGCAGAGAGTGAAGGAGAGGCCGAGGGAATAGAGGATGCAAACTTTGTTGGAGGAGACACGTCATTGCAATCTTTAGATCGTTTTTGGCTTACAGCAAAACCATTGGTAAAGCGTATGGTTTCTCCATTACACACTGGTGGGATAAAAGATTGCAACGTTTTTTACGGGAACGAAagtttttatgttctttttcgGCTTCACCAA GTGTTGTATGATAGACTATTGTCTGCTAAAGTTTTTACGACATCTGCTGAAACAAAGTGGAGAGCTACTAAGGACACCTCTCCACCCGATTTGTACTCTAG ATTTATAAGTGCTCTTTACAGCCTGCTTGATGGTTCTGCTGATAATGCGAAGTTCGAAGATGATTGTCGGGATATCATCGGAAATCAATCTTATGTGTTATTTACATTAGACAAGCTGATTTTTAAGCTTGTCAAACAG CTTCAAACTGTGGCAGGTGATGAGACAGATAACAAACTTCTCCAACTGTTCGAGTATGAAAGATCACGTAATTCTGAGAAATATATTGATTCTGTATACTACGAGAATGCACATATTCACATTCATGATGAAAACATATACAGATTTCAGTGT TCATCTAGCCTATCTTGTTTGACCATCCAGCTGATGGATGATGGAAATGAAAAGCCCGAAGTAGTTGCGGTTTCTGTAGATCCTAATTTTGCAGCCTATCTCCAGAATGATTTCCTTTCGGTTGTGCCTGAAAAAAAGGAATCTGGCATTATGTTGCAGAG AAGTAAACGGCAATTCTTGGACATGGGTGAATCTGCTGCTCTGTCAGCTGCCATGGAAGGTGTTCAAGTGGTCAATGGCTTGGAGTATAAGATATCTTGTAGCTCGTCAAAG CTTATCACCATTGGCAACATCCCTCATTCATTGGCACACTCTTCATTGTTGATGTTAACGTGCCCCTCTTTAAGTTGGGTGTCTCTCCTCCATG TTGAGTGCTGGCAGATCTCCTACGTCCTCGATACAGAAGATTTCTTCTCCcgtgaaaaaagaaaaggaagaaaagccTCTGGAAGCATACTATCCTCAAGTTGCCATGCTCAAGCAAAAGTACAACGGTTTCACAGATTCTTAGAAACCTCTATACAGTAG